The following nucleotide sequence is from Streptomyces sp. HUAS CB01.
GCGAGGAGCCCCCTTCGTACCGCTTCGCGCTGCAGCCCATGTGGCAGCGGCCGGTGCGCGGGCTCGGCGTGGTGGAGCCCTGGCTGTTGACGCGGCGCCCGGCCTAGGTGTGCTGTCCGGACAGGTTGGCGCCGCATCAGGCGACGTTCGCCCGGTCGCGACGCGACTCGCGGCATTGCCGAATCGACCGAGTGGGCCCACTGCGAGGTCGATTCGGCGTCTTGCGGTCCTTCCCCCGGCCCGGAGGGGCCGGGGGAGACCCCATGCACCGGACGCCGCTCCCTGATGGGTAGACCTCGCCTGACGCGGCACTAGGATCTCCTGCCGGTGAACCATCGTTAACCGGGAGGTCGTCGATCATGTCCGAGGTCAGGTCCGAGGTCGGGTCCGCACACGCGTCCGAGCAGCGCTTCGGCGAGTTCGTCGCCGTACGCCGCCACGAGGGCGGCCACGTCGCCGAGCTGGTGCTCGACCGGCCCAAGGCCATGAACGCGGTCTCGACGGAGATGGCCCGCTGCGTCGCCGCCGCCTGTGACGCGCTGGCGGCGGACCGGTCGGTCCGGGTGACCGTCCTGACCTCCTCGAACGACCGCGCCTTCTGTGTCGGCGCCGACCTCAAGGAGCGCAACTCCTTCACGGACGCGGAGCTGGTCCGTCAGCGGCCGACCGCCCGCGCCGCGTACACCGGCGTGCTGGAACTGCCGATGCCCACGATCGCCGCGGTGCACGGCTTCGCGCTGGGCGGAGGGTTCGAGCTGGCGCTCTCCTGCGATGTCATCGTGGCCGACGGGACGGCCGTCGTCGGCCTGCCCGAGGTCTCCGTCGGTGTGATCCCCGGTGGCGGCGGTACGCAGCTGCTGCCGCGGCGCGTGGGCGCCGCACGTGCGGCCGAGCTGGTGTTCACCGCGCGGCGCGTGGAGGCCGCCGAGGCGCGGGAGTTGGGTCTCGTGGACGAGCTCGCCGAGGACGCCCGTCCCGCCGCCCTCGCCCTGGCCGCCCGGATGGCCGCCAACTCCCCGGTCGGCCTGCGGGCCGCGAAGCGGGCGCTGCGGCTCGGCCACGGGCTCGACCTGCGGGCGGGGCTCGACGTCGAGGACGCGGCCTGGCGTTCGGTGGCGTTCTCCGGTGACCGGGCGGAGGGCGTCGCGGCGTTCAACGAGAAGCGGAAGCCGGAGTGGCCCGGCGAGTGAAACCCATACAAAACTCCCTAAGCTGGGGTGATGGGTGAGGATGTCCGGCTGCGAGCCGTCGTCGCGCTCGCACAGGCGATGGCGGCCGCGCGCACGCCGCGGGAGCTGTGGCGGGGCGCGGCGGCGGCCGCGTGCGACGCGCTGAGGGGGAGCTTCGCCGCGCTCTCCGTCTGGGAGCGGGACCGGGGGCGGCTGAAGGTGCTCGTGAACGCGGGAGCCCGCGCGCCGGACGAGGAGGAGTTCCCGGACGGCGAGACCTATCCCGTCCACCGCTTCCCGGAGATCACCGAGTTCCTGCACGAGCAGTGGGCAGGGGGCGGCGCCCCGCGCGCCTGGGTGGAGACGGCGGACGGCGCGGCCGAGGGCGAGCACGGCTACAGCCACCAGCGGGTCGACGCGCTGCGGCAGCGCGGGCGCGGCTGCTGTGTCGTCGCGCCGATCGTGCTGCACGGCCGGGCCTGGGGCGAGCTGTACGTGGCCCGTCCGGCGGGGGAGTCCGTGTTCGACCGGGACGACGCCGACTTCGCGACCGTCCTCGCCCAGGTCGTGGCCGCCGGGATCGCTCAGCAGGAGCGGCTGGAGGAGGTCCGCAGGCTCGCGTTCACCGACCCGCTGACCGGGCTCGCGAACCGGCGGGCCGTCGACGTCCGGCTGGACGAGGTGCTGGAGCAGCACCGGACGGACGGCTCGGTGGTCTCGCTGGTGGTGTGCGACCTCAACGGCCTCAAGCGGGTCAACGACACCCACGGCCACGCGGCGGGCGACCGGCTGCTGGAGCGCTTCGGGTCGGTGCTCTCGCTGTGCGGCGCGATGCTGCCGGGGGCGCTGGCCGCCCGCCTCGGCGGCGACGAGTTCTGTCTGCTGACGGCGGGTCCGTCGGCCGACGACGTCGTCAAGGTGGCCGAGGAACTCTGCGAGCGGGCAGGCGAGTTGAAACTCGGGGAAGGGGTCGCGTGCGGCGTCGCGTCGACGGGCGACCCGATCGGGGCGGTCCGCTCCGCCCGCCGGCTGTTCCGGCTCGCGGACGCCGCGCAGTACCGCGCGAAGGCGGCCAGGGCGGCGGGTCCGGTGGTCGCGGGCCGGGACGACTCGGTGCTCCCGCTGGCGGACACCCCGCCGCCGTCGTCCCAGGACCGCCGCC
It contains:
- a CDS encoding GGDEF domain-containing protein, with product MGEDVRLRAVVALAQAMAAARTPRELWRGAAAAACDALRGSFAALSVWERDRGRLKVLVNAGARAPDEEEFPDGETYPVHRFPEITEFLHEQWAGGGAPRAWVETADGAAEGEHGYSHQRVDALRQRGRGCCVVAPIVLHGRAWGELYVARPAGESVFDRDDADFATVLAQVVAAGIAQQERLEEVRRLAFTDPLTGLANRRAVDVRLDEVLEQHRTDGSVVSLVVCDLNGLKRVNDTHGHAAGDRLLERFGSVLSLCGAMLPGALAARLGGDEFCLLTAGPSADDVVKVAEELCERAGELKLGEGVACGVASTGDPIGAVRSARRLFRLADAAQYRAKAARAAGPVVAGRDDSVLPLADTPPPSSQDRRRFRDARH
- a CDS encoding enoyl-CoA hydratase/isomerase family protein, giving the protein MSEVRSEVGSAHASEQRFGEFVAVRRHEGGHVAELVLDRPKAMNAVSTEMARCVAAACDALAADRSVRVTVLTSSNDRAFCVGADLKERNSFTDAELVRQRPTARAAYTGVLELPMPTIAAVHGFALGGGFELALSCDVIVADGTAVVGLPEVSVGVIPGGGGTQLLPRRVGAARAAELVFTARRVEAAEARELGLVDELAEDARPAALALAARMAANSPVGLRAAKRALRLGHGLDLRAGLDVEDAAWRSVAFSGDRAEGVAAFNEKRKPEWPGE